A window of the Oscillospiraceae bacterium genome harbors these coding sequences:
- a CDS encoding adenylosuccinate synthase, giving the protein MIKAIVGANWGDEGKGKITDVEAEKADFVVRFQGGCNAGHTIVNQYGKFALHQLPSGVFYDHVTNVIGNGVALSPEKLVEEIATLESRGVPKPHVVVSDRAQVVMPYHIQQDTFEEARLAGKSFGSTKSGIAPFYADKYAKIGFQIAELFDDEASIRERIDHVLSIKNVLFRELYHQPELKADDVYNQLMQYKEMLKPYVTNTFTLLHDALKQGKTILLEGQLGSLKDPDWGIYPMVTSSSTLAGYGAVGAGLPPYEIKEIITVVKAYSSAVGAGEFVSEIFGKEADELRHRGGDGGEFGATTGRPRRMGWLDLVASRYGCQAQGATQVAFTVLDVLGYLDEIPVCVAYELDGKRIDYFPPTPQLKRCKPIYEKLPGWKCDIRGIKKYEDLPENCRKYIEFAEKAVGVPFKIISNGPSRDDIIYR; this is encoded by the coding sequence ATGATCAAAGCTATTGTAGGCGCAAACTGGGGCGACGAAGGCAAAGGGAAAATTACCGATGTTGAAGCAGAGAAAGCGGATTTCGTTGTTCGTTTTCAGGGTGGCTGCAACGCAGGCCATACGATTGTGAACCAATACGGTAAATTTGCTCTGCATCAGCTGCCCTCAGGTGTCTTTTATGACCACGTGACCAATGTAATTGGCAACGGCGTGGCACTCAGCCCTGAAAAGCTGGTCGAAGAAATCGCTACACTAGAGTCCCGCGGTGTGCCAAAGCCGCATGTGGTCGTGTCTGACCGTGCGCAAGTCGTTATGCCGTACCATATTCAGCAGGATACCTTTGAAGAGGCACGCCTTGCAGGCAAATCTTTTGGCTCCACCAAAAGCGGCATTGCGCCTTTTTACGCTGACAAATATGCAAAAATTGGTTTTCAGATTGCTGAACTTTTTGATGACGAGGCCAGTATCCGTGAAAGAATTGACCATGTGCTTTCCATCAAAAACGTTCTTTTCCGCGAGCTGTATCATCAGCCGGAACTGAAAGCGGACGATGTGTATAATCAACTGATGCAGTATAAAGAAATGCTGAAACCATATGTTACAAATACCTTTACATTGCTGCACGATGCATTGAAACAGGGCAAGACAATTTTGCTTGAGGGCCAGCTGGGTTCTCTGAAAGACCCGGATTGGGGTATTTACCCAATGGTCACCTCCAGCTCAACTTTGGCGGGCTATGGTGCTGTCGGTGCAGGTCTGCCGCCGTATGAGATTAAAGAGATTATTACGGTTGTCAAGGCATACTCCAGTGCTGTCGGCGCAGGTGAGTTTGTCAGTGAAATCTTCGGTAAAGAAGCAGATGAGTTGCGTCACCGCGGCGGCGATGGCGGAGAGTTTGGCGCAACAACCGGACGTCCGCGCCGCATGGGCTGGCTTGACTTGGTTGCGAGCCGCTATGGCTGTCAGGCACAGGGTGCCACTCAGGTTGCCTTTACGGTTTTGGATGTGCTGGGTTATCTGGACGAAATTCCGGTATGTGTTGCCTATGAACTGGACGGCAAGCGTATTGATTATTTCCCGCCTACCCCACAGCTCAAGCGCTGCAAGCCAATTTACGAGAAGCTGCCCGGTTGGAAGTGCGATATCCGCGGCATTAAGAAGTATGAAGATTTACCGGAAAACTGCCGCAAATATATCGAATTTGCAGAAAAAGCGGTCGGCGTGCCCTTTAAGATTATCTCGAACGGTCCGAGCCGTGACGATATTATTTATCGCTGA
- the purB gene encoding adenylosuccinate lyase, producing MKDTYESPLSARYADKEMKYLFSPDKKFRTWRRLWIALAESEKELGLAITQEQIDEMKAHQDDINYDVAEAREKEVRHDVMSHVYAFGVQCPKAEPIIHLGATSCYVGDNTDIIIMTEALRLVEQKLVSVLRVLAKFAEKEKDQPTLAFTHYQPAQPTTVGKRATLWMQDLLMDLEDVRYQLSKAKLLGSKGTTGTQASFLELFDGSREKVKALDKKIAEKMGYADVFPVSGQTYSRKLDSQVLNVLSGIAQSAAKFSNDIRLLQHMKEVEEPFEKKQIGSSAMAYKRNPMRSERIASLSRYVIADALNPAMTASTQWFERTLDDSANKRISVPEAFLAVDGILNLYRNVADGLVVYPKVIMQHLLNELPFMATENIMMDAVKRGGDRQQLHEHIRQHSMAASKVVKEEGGKNDLLQRIAGDPIFGVTLEELNEVVKPEKYVGCAPQQTEEFLQETVAPVLAQYEDVPEDAVAITV from the coding sequence TTGAAAGATACGTATGAATCGCCGCTTTCTGCGCGGTATGCCGACAAAGAAATGAAATACCTGTTTTCGCCGGATAAAAAGTTTCGTACCTGGCGCCGTCTGTGGATTGCCCTGGCCGAGTCGGAAAAAGAACTGGGTCTGGCGATTACACAGGAGCAGATAGACGAAATGAAAGCCCACCAGGACGATATCAACTATGATGTCGCCGAGGCGCGCGAAAAAGAAGTGCGCCATGACGTTATGAGCCATGTCTACGCCTTTGGCGTGCAGTGTCCCAAGGCCGAGCCTATTATCCACCTGGGCGCGACTTCCTGCTATGTGGGCGACAACACCGATATCATCATCATGACCGAGGCACTGCGCTTAGTCGAGCAAAAGCTCGTCAGCGTGTTGCGCGTACTTGCAAAATTTGCCGAAAAAGAAAAAGACCAGCCAACTTTGGCCTTTACCCACTATCAGCCGGCGCAGCCAACTACAGTAGGTAAGCGTGCTACCCTGTGGATGCAGGATCTGCTGATGGATTTAGAGGACGTGCGCTATCAGCTGAGCAAGGCAAAACTTTTGGGCAGCAAGGGAACTACTGGCACCCAGGCAAGCTTTTTAGAGCTGTTTGACGGCAGCCGTGAAAAAGTAAAAGCACTGGATAAAAAGATTGCAGAAAAAATGGGCTACGCAGATGTTTTCCCGGTTTCCGGCCAGACCTATTCCCGCAAACTGGACAGCCAGGTGCTCAATGTTCTTTCCGGCATTGCGCAGAGCGCGGCAAAATTCAGCAATGATATCCGCCTGCTGCAGCACATGAAAGAGGTAGAGGAGCCGTTTGAGAAAAAGCAGATTGGCTCTTCTGCCATGGCTTATAAGCGCAACCCCATGCGCAGCGAGCGCATTGCGTCCCTTTCGCGCTATGTCATCGCTGATGCACTCAACCCTGCCATGACTGCCTCAACGCAGTGGTTTGAGCGCACCCTGGACGATTCCGCAAATAAGCGCATTTCTGTACCGGAGGCTTTCCTTGCAGTAGACGGTATTCTGAACCTGTACCGCAATGTCGCAGACGGTTTAGTTGTGTACCCGAAGGTCATTATGCAGCACTTGCTCAATGAGCTGCCATTTATGGCAACCGAAAACATTATGATGGATGCTGTCAAGCGCGGCGGTGACCGCCAGCAGCTGCATGAGCATATACGCCAGCACTCTATGGCGGCAAGCAAAGTCGTCAAAGAAGAGGGCGGCAAAAATGACCTGCTGCAGCGCATTGCCGGTGACCCCATTTTCGGTGTCACTTTAGAGGAACTGAACGAAGTGGTGAAACCCGAAAAATACGTGGGATGTGCCCCGCAGCAGACGGAGGAATTTCTCCAAGAAACTGTGGCGCCTGTGCTGGCACAGTACGAAGATGTACCGGAAGATGCTGTTGCCATTACGGTTTAA
- the purF gene encoding amidophosphoribosyltransferase, with product MLSEFAYEQKPHEECGVFGICSPDASVNVAYASYNALLAQQHRGQESCGIVVNDRGVMSYSKSMGLVSEVFDKQVLDSLPGQMACAHVRYSTAGGSVRENTQPLVMRYVKGTLAIAHNGNLTNAYELHEDLVQKGCIFQTTIDSEAIAYIIAQQRVSAPSIEEAVRRALPHIQGSYSLVIMSPQKLVAARDPNGFRPLVIGRIGGKTYVFASETCALDACGATFVRDVEPGEIVMADFDGLHVVQKPTEQRKSLCVFEYIYFARPDSVIDGINVYEARKRAGKLLWEQKPVEADMVVGVPESGIDAAIGYSEASGIPYQKGIVKNSYIGRTFIKPTQGEREKSVRLKLNLIPNAFRGKRVVLLDDSIVRGTTCAHMVSMLRAAGAKEVHLRISSPPFLWPCYYGTDIPDKDCLIACHHTVEEIGKMSMADSIDYLHVENLAPMLGVKDGFCDACFTGNYPAPTPKVSVADKQFDYYSKPIQRVKD from the coding sequence TTGCTCAGTGAATTTGCATACGAACAGAAACCGCACGAGGAATGCGGCGTTTTCGGCATCTGCAGTCCGGACGCTTCGGTCAATGTGGCCTATGCGTCCTATAATGCCCTGCTGGCGCAGCAGCACCGCGGGCAGGAAAGCTGCGGCATTGTTGTAAATGACCGCGGGGTTATGTCTTATTCCAAAAGCATGGGCCTTGTAAGTGAGGTGTTTGACAAGCAGGTGCTTGACAGCCTGCCCGGCCAAATGGCCTGTGCCCATGTCCGTTACTCGACCGCCGGCGGCAGTGTGCGCGAAAACACGCAGCCGCTGGTCATGCGCTATGTAAAAGGTACGCTGGCCATTGCCCACAACGGCAACCTGACCAACGCCTATGAGCTGCATGAAGATCTGGTACAGAAAGGCTGCATTTTTCAGACAACGATCGATTCAGAGGCAATCGCCTACATCATTGCGCAGCAGCGTGTTTCGGCGCCTTCTATTGAAGAAGCTGTGCGCCGCGCGCTGCCGCACATACAGGGTTCCTATTCGCTGGTCATTATGAGTCCGCAAAAACTGGTTGCCGCGCGTGACCCCAACGGGTTCCGCCCGCTGGTCATTGGCCGCATCGGCGGAAAGACCTATGTCTTTGCTTCCGAGACCTGTGCACTGGACGCCTGCGGTGCCACATTTGTGCGTGACGTGGAGCCGGGCGAAATCGTGATGGCCGACTTTGACGGCCTGCACGTTGTACAGAAACCGACGGAGCAGCGCAAGTCGCTGTGCGTTTTCGAGTATATCTATTTTGCGCGGCCCGACAGTGTCATAGATGGCATCAATGTCTACGAGGCGCGCAAGCGTGCCGGTAAGCTTTTGTGGGAACAAAAGCCGGTCGAGGCAGACATGGTGGTCGGCGTGCCAGAGTCTGGCATAGACGCTGCCATTGGTTACTCTGAGGCCAGCGGCATTCCGTACCAGAAAGGCATTGTAAAGAATTCATATATCGGCCGTACGTTCATCAAACCGACGCAGGGGGAGCGCGAAAAGAGTGTTCGCCTAAAGCTCAACTTGATTCCAAACGCCTTTCGCGGCAAGCGCGTAGTTTTGCTGGATGACTCGATCGTGCGCGGCACGACTTGTGCGCATATGGTGAGCATGCTGCGCGCCGCAGGCGCAAAAGAAGTGCATCTGCGTATCAGCTCACCGCCGTTTTTGTGGCCCTGCTATTATGGCACCGATATTCCCGACAAAGACTGCCTGATTGCCTGCCACCATACGGTAGAGGAAATTGGGAAAATGAGTATGGCAGACAGCATTGATTATCTGCATGTAGAAAATCTGGCGCCTATGCTGGGGGTAAAAGACGGTTTTTGTGACGCCTGCTTTACCGGCAATTACCCGGCGCCTACGCCCAAAGTTTCTGTTGCGGACAAGCAGTTTGATTACTATTCCAAGCCCATTCAGCGGGTAAAGGACTAA
- a CDS encoding phosphoribosylaminoimidazolesuccinocarboxamide synthase — protein MEKTEQLYEGKAKKVFATDDPDYCIVSYKDDATAFNGKKKGTITGKGVVNNKMSNYMFKMLEKDGIPTHYVKELSDRDTLVKKVQIVPLEVIIRNVAAGSFSKRLGVPEGTALKCPVLEFCYKSDPLDDPMVNDSHVLAMGWATEEEVKTIKEMALRINELMKKFFLGVGIDLIDFKLEFGRYKGQILLADEISPDTCRFWDVKTHEKLDKDRFRRDLGGVEEAYAEVMKRIGL, from the coding sequence ATGGAAAAGACAGAACAGCTGTACGAAGGAAAAGCCAAAAAAGTGTTTGCTACCGACGACCCGGATTACTGCATCGTCTCGTATAAAGATGACGCGACCGCCTTTAACGGCAAAAAGAAGGGCACTATTACCGGCAAGGGCGTTGTCAACAACAAGATGAGCAACTACATGTTCAAAATGCTGGAAAAAGACGGCATTCCGACCCACTATGTCAAGGAGCTCAGCGACCGCGACACCCTGGTGAAAAAGGTGCAGATCGTTCCGCTGGAGGTCATTATCCGCAACGTCGCCGCCGGCTCTTTCTCCAAGCGCCTGGGTGTACCCGAGGGCACCGCGCTGAAGTGCCCGGTGCTGGAGTTCTGCTATAAGTCTGATCCGCTGGATGACCCGATGGTCAATGATTCTCATGTCTTGGCAATGGGCTGGGCTACAGAAGAAGAAGTAAAGACCATTAAAGAAATGGCTCTGCGCATCAATGAGCTGATGAAGAAATTCTTCCTAGGCGTAGGAATCGACCTGATCGACTTTAAGCTGGAGTTCGGCCGCTACAAGGGTCAGATCCTGCTGGCGGACGAAATCAGCCCGGATACCTGCCGCTTCTGGGATGTAAAGACCCACGAAAAACTGGACAAAGACCGTTTCCGTCGCGACCTGGGCGGTGTAGAAGAAGCCTATGCTGAGGTCATGAAGCGCATTGGCCTGTAA
- the carB gene encoding carbamoyl-phosphate synthase large subunit, with protein MSKRPEIKKVIIIGSGPIVIGQAAEFDYAGTQACRALREEGVEVVLINSNPATIMTDKQIADKVYIEPLTTDTVKKVIIKEKPDSILPTLGGQNALNLAVELEESGFLKEHHVEMIGTSADTIRMAEDRELFKEAMERIHQPCADSAVAEDLETCFKIADKIGYPVVVRPAYTLGGSGGGIAADKEELEEIATLGLQRSRVNQVLIERSIAGWKEIEYEVMRDHNGNCITVCNMENLDPVGVHTGDSIVVAPCQTLADKETQMLRTAALDIITELGVEGGCNVQFALNPDSFEYSVIEVNPRVSRSSALASKATGYPIAKVASKIALGYTLDEIKNAITKKTYACFEPTLDYCVVKIPKWPFDKFIGARHTLGTQMQATGEVMGIAPNFEMALMKAVRCLEQNLYSLRDPSLADLPDEEIVKRLHNIDDRRLWMCAEALRRGVPAQQIHDITKIDLWFIGKLQAIVETEKALQTQPLTRDLLLHAKNFGFLDSTIGELNGESVEELRQQEDDWNIHPVYKMVDTCAAEFEAETPYYYSCYGTQNESSPRSDRKKIIVIGSGPIRIGQGIEFDFCSVHSVWALRDLGYETIIVNNNPETVSTDFDIADKLYFEPLTPEDVLHIIELEKPDGAVCQFGGQTAIKLAASIEKMGVPVLGTSSDSIDLAEDRERFDEILNACSIPRAAGRTVFTCDEAIAAAHELGYPVLVRPSYVLGGQGMQIAYTDQDIVNQIGIINRIAQKHPILVDKYIMGTEVEVDAVCDGIDSVIPGIMQHVERAGIHSGDSISVYPPINLSEEVQETIVSYTRQLAMALHVKGLLNIQFIVKDEKVYIIEANPRSSRTVPYISKVTGIPIVPLAVNTFFGKTLPQMGYHYGLQRPHDYVAVKMPVFSFEKIRGAEINLGPEMKSTGEVLGIAHTFDEALIKAFYGAGVHMIQHGRVVITVKNSDKPEVLPIAKGLYDLGWTIYATAGTSEYLNDHDIPTIRVCKIGAGERDTLSLVTSGRIDLIINTPTSIAQHSRDGFAIRRAAVECGVTCLTSLDTANAFLTCARQVKTTQLSVVDITRVNTFLNLV; from the coding sequence TTGAGTAAGCGCCCTGAAATTAAAAAAGTAATTATTATCGGTTCCGGTCCGATTGTCATCGGCCAGGCGGCTGAGTTTGACTATGCAGGCACACAGGCCTGCCGTGCGCTGCGCGAAGAGGGCGTTGAGGTCGTTTTAATCAACTCAAACCCTGCCACAATTATGACGGACAAGCAGATTGCCGATAAAGTGTATATTGAGCCGCTGACCACCGATACCGTAAAAAAGGTGATTATCAAAGAAAAACCGGACAGCATTCTGCCCACCCTTGGCGGACAGAATGCCCTGAACCTGGCGGTCGAGCTGGAGGAATCCGGGTTCTTAAAAGAGCACCATGTCGAGATGATTGGCACCAGCGCTGACACAATCCGTATGGCTGAGGACCGCGAGCTGTTTAAAGAGGCAATGGAGCGCATTCATCAGCCCTGTGCTGACAGCGCCGTGGCCGAAGACCTGGAGACCTGCTTTAAAATAGCCGATAAAATCGGCTATCCGGTGGTTGTGCGTCCGGCCTACACCCTGGGTGGCAGCGGCGGCGGTATTGCTGCCGACAAAGAGGAACTGGAAGAAATTGCGACACTCGGCCTGCAGCGCAGCCGTGTTAACCAGGTGCTTATCGAGCGCAGCATAGCCGGCTGGAAAGAAATTGAGTACGAAGTTATGCGTGACCACAACGGCAACTGCATTACCGTGTGTAATATGGAAAACCTGGACCCGGTCGGTGTGCATACCGGCGACTCCATTGTTGTTGCACCGTGCCAGACCCTTGCCGATAAAGAAACACAAATGCTGCGCACCGCCGCACTGGATATCATTACGGAGCTGGGGGTAGAGGGCGGCTGCAATGTACAGTTTGCGCTGAATCCGGACAGCTTTGAGTACAGCGTCATTGAGGTAAATCCGCGTGTCAGCCGCTCTTCCGCATTAGCAAGTAAAGCTACCGGTTACCCGATTGCAAAAGTTGCCAGTAAAATTGCCCTTGGCTATACGCTGGACGAAATTAAAAATGCCATTACAAAGAAAACCTATGCCTGCTTTGAGCCGACCCTTGACTACTGCGTAGTAAAAATACCGAAGTGGCCGTTTGATAAATTTATCGGTGCGCGCCACACCCTTGGCACACAGATGCAGGCCACCGGCGAGGTCATGGGCATTGCGCCAAACTTTGAGATGGCGCTGATGAAGGCTGTCCGCTGTCTGGAGCAGAATCTTTACAGCCTGCGTGACCCGTCCCTTGCAGATCTGCCCGATGAGGAAATTGTAAAGCGTCTGCACAACATTGACGACCGCCGCCTTTGGATGTGTGCAGAGGCCCTGCGCCGCGGTGTGCCGGCCCAGCAGATTCACGATATTACCAAAATTGATTTGTGGTTTATCGGCAAGCTGCAGGCCATTGTCGAGACCGAAAAAGCGCTGCAGACACAGCCGCTTACCCGTGACTTGCTGCTGCACGCCAAAAACTTTGGTTTCCTTGACAGCACCATCGGCGAGTTAAACGGTGAATCAGTCGAAGAGCTGCGCCAGCAGGAGGATGACTGGAACATTCACCCGGTGTATAAAATGGTCGATACCTGCGCGGCAGAGTTTGAGGCCGAAACCCCTTATTACTATTCCTGCTATGGTACACAAAATGAGTCCAGTCCGAGGTCTGACCGCAAAAAAATCATAGTTATCGGTTCCGGTCCGATTCGCATTGGCCAGGGCATTGAGTTCGATTTCTGTTCGGTGCACAGTGTCTGGGCGCTGCGGGACCTTGGCTACGAAACCATTATCGTAAACAACAACCCCGAGACCGTTTCCACTGATTTCGATATTGCAGACAAGCTGTACTTTGAGCCCTTGACTCCTGAGGATGTGCTGCATATTATTGAACTGGAAAAACCGGACGGCGCTGTGTGCCAGTTTGGCGGCCAGACAGCCATCAAGCTTGCAGCTTCGATTGAAAAAATGGGGGTTCCGGTACTAGGTACTTCCAGTGACAGTATCGACTTGGCAGAGGACCGCGAGCGCTTTGACGAGATTTTAAATGCCTGTTCTATTCCGCGTGCAGCCGGCCGCACAGTGTTTACCTGTGATGAGGCCATTGCTGCTGCACATGAGCTGGGCTACCCGGTTTTGGTGCGCCCCTCTTATGTGCTTGGCGGGCAGGGAATGCAGATTGCCTACACGGACCAGGATATTGTCAACCAAATCGGTATTATCAACCGCATTGCGCAGAAGCACCCCATTTTGGTTGATAAGTATATCATGGGTACTGAAGTAGAGGTCGACGCGGTCTGTGACGGTATCGATTCGGTTATTCCCGGCATTATGCAGCACGTAGAGCGTGCGGGCATTCACTCTGGCGACAGCATTTCGGTGTATCCGCCGATTAACCTGAGTGAAGAAGTGCAGGAGACAATCGTTTCCTATACCCGCCAGCTGGCCATGGCGCTGCATGTCAAGGGCCTGCTCAACATTCAGTTTATTGTAAAAGATGAAAAGGTCTATATCATTGAGGCCAACCCGCGTTCTTCCCGCACGGTGCCGTATATCAGCAAGGTCACAGGCATTCCGATTGTGCCACTGGCGGTCAACACGTTCTTTGGCAAGACTCTGCCGCAGATGGGCTACCACTATGGCCTGCAGCGCCCGCATGACTATGTTGCTGTAAAGATGCCTGTTTTCTCATTTGAGAAAATCCGCGGTGCCGAAATCAACCTTGGGCCGGAGATGAAGTCAACCGGCGAGGTCTTGGGCATTGCGCACACCTTTGATGAGGCCCTTATTAAGGCGTTTTACGGCGCGGGTGTGCACATGATTCAGCACGGCCGTGTGGTCATTACCGTGAAAAACAGCGATAAGCCGGAGGTCTTGCCGATTGCCAAGGGCCTGTACGATTTAGGGTGGACAATTTACGCCACAGCGGGCACTTCCGAGTATCTCAATGACCACGACATTCCCACTATCCGTGTCTGCAAAATCGGCGCGGGCGAGCGCGATACCCTTTCACTGGTCACTTCCGGCAGAATTGATTTGATTATCAATACACCGACTTCAATCGCTCAGCACAGTCGCGACGGCTTTGCAATCCGGCGTGCAGCGGTCGAGTGCGGCGTCACCTGCCTGACCTCTCTGGATACAGCAAACGCATTTTTGACCTGCGCGCGCCAGGTAAAGACTACCCAGCTGAGCGTTGTGGATATTACGCGGGTCAACACCTTTCTCAACCTGGTCTGA
- a CDS encoding carbamoyl phosphate synthase small subunit encodes MKGLLMLENGATFAGTGFGDEHDVLCEVVFNSAMCGYPELLTDPSYAGQGVVMTYPMIGNYGICYEDAESSKPWLRAYIVRSVSNIASNFRCDVDLNSYLKTHHVPGLEGIDTRALTRILRESGTMRGMIAYADSLEQIDQAAMKRKIQNYQLESCVPQVSVRGGNVYGDGAVKVALMDYGVKSNIIRSLVARGCTVKCFPWDAAFEEVMEWKPDGMMLSNGPGDPKACGKGIEELKKVYKSEIPTFAICLGHQLMALAQGFDTYKLKYGHRGINHPVKDLSTNRVYITSQNHGYVVDEKTIDPAVAAASFISMNDGSIEGIRYKSGRCFSVQFHPEACGGPRDTAFLFDRFMKVLGGEKL; translated from the coding sequence ATGAAAGGATTGCTGATGCTGGAAAACGGGGCGACCTTTGCCGGAACCGGGTTTGGCGACGAACACGATGTTTTGTGCGAGGTTGTGTTCAACAGCGCCATGTGCGGCTATCCGGAGCTTTTAACAGACCCCTCGTATGCTGGGCAGGGTGTTGTTATGACATACCCAATGATCGGCAACTACGGCATTTGCTATGAAGACGCTGAGTCTTCCAAACCGTGGCTGCGCGCCTATATTGTGCGTTCCGTTTCCAATATAGCAAGCAATTTTCGCTGTGATGTAGATCTGAATTCGTACCTTAAAACGCACCATGTGCCGGGCCTTGAGGGGATAGACACCCGTGCACTGACCCGTATCCTGCGCGAAAGCGGCACGATGCGCGGCATGATTGCCTATGCAGACAGCCTTGAGCAGATTGACCAGGCGGCTATGAAGCGGAAAATCCAGAATTATCAGCTGGAGTCCTGTGTGCCGCAGGTCAGTGTGCGCGGGGGCAATGTGTACGGTGATGGCGCTGTAAAAGTGGCCCTGATGGATTACGGCGTAAAGAGCAATATTATCCGCTCTCTAGTGGCACGCGGATGTACTGTGAAGTGCTTCCCGTGGGACGCCGCCTTTGAAGAAGTTATGGAGTGGAAGCCGGACGGCATGATGCTGAGCAACGGACCCGGTGACCCGAAAGCCTGCGGAAAAGGAATCGAGGAACTTAAAAAAGTATACAAGTCAGAAATCCCGACCTTTGCTATCTGCCTGGGGCACCAGCTGATGGCATTGGCACAGGGTTTCGATACCTATAAACTGAAGTACGGCCACCGCGGTATTAACCACCCGGTGAAAGACCTTTCGACAAACCGTGTGTATATCACTTCCCAAAACCATGGCTATGTGGTGGATGAAAAGACCATTGACCCCGCAGTCGCCGCTGCAAGCTTTATCAGCATGAACGACGGCAGCATTGAGGGTATTCGCTACAAGAGCGGCCGGTGCTTCTCTGTGCAGTTTCATCCAGAAGCCTGCGGCGGCCCGCGTGACACAGCCTTTCTGTTTGACCGCTTCATGAAAGTACTTGGAGGTGAGAAGCTTTGA
- a CDS encoding LL-diaminopimelate aminotransferase → MVKVNENFAKLPANYLFVDIAKKVDAYQKAHPEKEILRLGIGDVTRPLVKPVVEAMKKATDEMGREETFRGYGPEAGYSFLREAIADHDYRGLGIDADEIFVSDGAKSDTSSIGDIFGLDNIVAVCDPVYPVYVDSNVMAGRAGEYTEGKGWSKIVYMPCLEENDFLPSFPETVPDLIYLCFPNNPSGVSIQKDCLQAWVDYANEHGSVILYDAAYEAFIVTPGVPHSIYECSGAKTCAIEFRSFSKTAGFTGTRCAFTVIPKELKIGETSLNQLWGRRQSTKMNGVSYPVQRAAEAVYSEEGQKQVRANIAYYQQNARIILQGLKKAGFTVYGGVDSPYVWMKVPAGMTSWQFFDELLKRCAVVGTPGSGFGVHGEGYFRLTSFNTKENTEKAVQRIAEQFT, encoded by the coding sequence ATGGTAAAAGTAAACGAAAACTTTGCAAAATTGCCCGCAAATTACCTGTTTGTTGATATTGCGAAGAAAGTGGACGCCTACCAGAAAGCACATCCCGAAAAAGAAATTCTGCGTCTTGGCATTGGTGATGTGACCCGCCCGCTGGTAAAGCCAGTGGTCGAGGCCATGAAAAAGGCGACCGATGAAATGGGCAGGGAAGAGACTTTCCGCGGCTATGGCCCAGAGGCAGGCTATTCCTTTTTGCGGGAAGCAATCGCTGACCATGACTACCGCGGCCTTGGCATTGATGCGGACGAAATCTTTGTCAGTGACGGTGCAAAAAGCGACACCAGCTCCATCGGCGATATTTTTGGCTTGGACAATATTGTCGCTGTCTGCGACCCGGTTTATCCGGTTTATGTAGACTCCAACGTTATGGCGGGCCGTGCCGGCGAATATACCGAGGGCAAGGGCTGGAGCAAAATTGTATATATGCCCTGTTTAGAGGAAAACGACTTTCTGCCGTCATTCCCTGAAACGGTGCCTGACCTTATCTATTTGTGTTTCCCCAATAACCCCTCAGGGGTCAGTATACAAAAAGACTGTCTGCAGGCGTGGGTCGATTACGCCAACGAGCACGGTTCAGTTATTCTGTATGATGCGGCTTACGAAGCGTTTATCGTTACCCCAGGTGTGCCACACAGCATTTACGAGTGCAGCGGCGCAAAAACCTGTGCCATTGAGTTCCGCAGCTTTTCCAAGACAGCGGGCTTTACCGGTACACGCTGTGCATTTACCGTTATCCCTAAAGAACTGAAAATTGGCGAAACATCGCTTAACCAGCTTTGGGGACGCCGCCAGTCTACCAAAATGAACGGCGTTTCTTATCCCGTACAGCGCGCTGCAGAGGCAGTCTACTCAGAAGAGGGACAAAAGCAGGTGCGCGCAAATATCGCCTACTATCAGCAGAATGCCCGTATTATTCTGCAGGGCCTCAAAAAGGCCGGTTTTACCGTTTACGGCGGTGTAGATTCCCCGTATGTCTGGATGAAAGTGCCCGCCGGCATGACCAGCTGGCAGTTTTTTGATGAGCTGCTCAAGCGCTGTGCAGTTGTAGGCACCCCTGGCTCTGGCTTTGGTGTACACGGCGAGGGTTATTTCCGCCTTACTTCATTTAATACAAAAGAAAATACAGAAAAAGCTGTTCAGCGCATTGCAGAGCAGTTCACATAA